A window of the Deinobacterium chartae genome harbors these coding sequences:
- a CDS encoding CopZ family metallochaperone: MRTELNVTGMTCGHCRSSVEQALLAVPGVQRASVDLQAQTAVIEGRAGLEALLAAVREAGYGASPLV; the protein is encoded by the coding sequence ATGCGAACCGAACTCAACGTTACCGGAATGACCTGCGGCCACTGCCGCTCCAGCGTCGAACAAGCTCTTCTGGCCGTTCCCGGCGTGCAGCGTGCGTCGGTCGACCTGCAGGCCCAGACGGCCGTAATCGAAGGTCGGGCCGGCCTCGAGGCTCTGCTCGCAGCCGTACGCGAAGCAGGCTACGGCGCCTCGCCGCTCGTCTGA
- a CDS encoding multicopper oxidase domain-containing protein translates to MSSPSPISASARQRRLEDGTHFIELSALPTRIRIGETDLEALTYDGTLPGPVITLNEGEAVRLAFHNALHAPTNLHLHGLQIPPQADDPHRVVAPGQTVTHAFELLPESAGTYWYHPHAHGRVTRQQWSGLAGALIVRGAPDRLPELAAASEHVLVLQDLSVEQGLPAPHAPMEWMSGKEGQHLLVNGQIHPVLEAATGLVRLRLINASVARYYHLAVPGHPLHLIGQDGSFLEAPQPVNTLLLSPGERADLLLQVPAAARLELHDLPYARSAHATPRAAATPLATLEVRGPQRPAHLPARLRPLRRLADADARPDRVVVFGASMDPPRFLVNGQSYDRHRIDLEVRQGSTEVWELRNPTRMDHPFHLHVFPFQVLTRNGVPEPFLAWRDVINLRAGETVRIALDFSRFSGDVMLHCHIAEHEDRGMMANVRVRPPEVTL, encoded by the coding sequence GTGTCTTCCCCCTCCCCCATTTCTGCCTCCGCCCGGCAGCGTCGCCTCGAGGACGGCACGCACTTCATCGAACTGAGCGCGCTCCCCACCCGGATCCGAATCGGCGAAACCGACCTCGAGGCCCTCACCTACGACGGCACCCTGCCTGGCCCGGTCATCACCCTCAACGAGGGCGAAGCGGTTCGCCTCGCGTTCCACAACGCGCTGCACGCTCCCACCAACTTGCACCTGCACGGGCTGCAAATTCCCCCGCAAGCCGACGACCCGCACCGCGTGGTCGCCCCGGGCCAGACCGTTACGCACGCGTTTGAACTGCTGCCCGAGAGTGCTGGGACCTACTGGTACCACCCGCACGCCCACGGTCGCGTCACCCGCCAGCAGTGGTCGGGACTCGCCGGCGCCCTGATCGTGCGCGGCGCCCCGGATCGCCTGCCCGAACTGGCCGCCGCCAGCGAACACGTGCTGGTCCTGCAGGACCTCTCGGTCGAGCAGGGTCTCCCCGCGCCGCACGCCCCCATGGAGTGGATGAGCGGCAAAGAAGGTCAGCACCTGCTGGTCAACGGCCAGATCCATCCGGTCCTCGAGGCTGCCACCGGTCTGGTGCGCCTGCGGCTGATCAACGCGTCCGTAGCCCGCTACTACCATCTGGCCGTTCCCGGGCACCCCCTGCACCTGATCGGTCAAGACGGCAGCTTCCTCGAGGCGCCCCAGCCGGTGAACACGCTGCTGCTCTCCCCGGGCGAGCGGGCCGACCTGCTGCTGCAGGTCCCCGCAGCGGCCCGCCTCGAGCTGCACGACCTGCCCTACGCGCGCAGCGCGCACGCCACGCCGCGCGCCGCCGCGACTCCGCTGGCGACCCTCGAGGTGCGTGGTCCGCAGCGGCCCGCCCACCTGCCCGCCCGCCTGCGTCCGCTGCGCCGCCTGGCCGACGCGGACGCCCGGCCCGACCGGGTGGTCGTGTTCGGGGCCAGCATGGACCCGCCGCGTTTTCTGGTCAACGGTCAGTCGTATGACCGGCACCGCATCGACCTCGAGGTGCGTCAGGGCAGCACCGAGGTGTGGGAACTGCGCAACCCGACCCGCATGGACCACCCCTTCCACCTGCACGTCTTCCCGTTCCAGGTGCTCACCAGAAACGGCGTTCCCGAGCCGTTTCTGGCGTGGCGCGACGTGATCAACCTGCGCGCGGGCGAGACCGTGCGGATCGCGCTGGATTTCTCGCGCTTCAGCGGCGACGTGATGCTGCACTGCCACATCGCCGAACACGAAGACCGCGGCATGATGGCGAATGTGCGGGTACGTCCGCCCGAGGTGACCCTGTGA
- a CDS encoding glutaredoxin domain-containing protein, whose product MTVTLYTTPTCPDCHALKRYLERRGVNYLEKNLEDPAVSDEAKQRYGVRIAPVTVIGEQVFWGTFAEQRPRLDAALP is encoded by the coding sequence GTGACCGTGACGCTGTACACCACCCCCACCTGCCCCGACTGCCACGCGCTCAAGCGCTACCTCGAGCGGCGCGGGGTGAACTACCTCGAGAAGAACCTCGAGGACCCGGCGGTGAGCGACGAGGCGAAGCAGCGCTACGGCGTGCGGATCGCTCCGGTCACGGTGATCGGGGAGCAGGTTTTCTGGGGCACCTTTGCCGAGCAGCGTCCCCGCCTCGACGCAGCCCTGCCTTGA
- a CDS encoding SDR family oxidoreductase, translated as MPYTALITGATGGIGHALARALEVWKPDVHLVLLGRHPRRLEELRARFPRAQVSAADLLDPAELSDLVETLPQLDLLVHSAGAVTLGRIEEVELGAWREMLDANLLVPALLTRAALPQLRRSQGDVVFVNSGAGLRANPGWGGYAASKFAARALADALRLEEPQLRVISVFPGRVATEMQRQVREMEGGDYTPEAYLRPEDVAATIVHALQLPRPATTQEIVLRANPL; from the coding sequence ATGCCTTACACTGCCCTGATCACCGGAGCGACCGGAGGAATCGGCCACGCGCTGGCCCGCGCCCTCGAGGTCTGGAAGCCCGACGTTCACCTGGTGCTGCTGGGCCGCCACCCCCGGCGGCTCGAGGAGCTGCGCGCCCGCTTTCCGCGGGCGCAGGTGTCGGCCGCCGACCTGCTTGACCCCGCCGAACTCAGCGACCTTGTCGAGACCCTGCCGCAGCTTGACCTGCTGGTGCATTCGGCCGGGGCGGTCACGCTGGGCCGCATCGAGGAAGTCGAACTCGGCGCGTGGCGCGAGATGCTCGACGCCAATTTGCTCGTTCCGGCGCTGCTGACCCGCGCGGCCCTGCCGCAGTTGCGGCGCTCGCAGGGCGACGTGGTGTTCGTGAACTCGGGCGCGGGCCTGCGCGCCAACCCGGGCTGGGGCGGCTACGCGGCCTCCAAGTTCGCTGCGCGGGCACTGGCCGACGCCTTGCGCCTCGAGGAGCCGCAACTGCGCGTCATCTCGGTGTTTCCCGGACGGGTGGCGACCGAGATGCAGCGGCAGGTGCGCGAGATGGAAGGCGGCGATTACACGCCCGAGGCCTACCTGCGCCCCGAGGATGTCGCGGCCACCATCGTGCACGCGCTGCAGCTGCCCCGTCCGGCCACCACCCAGGAGATCGTGCTGCGCGCCAACCCGCTCTAG
- a CDS encoding phytoene desaturase, whose translation MPKDIIVIGSGFGGLAAAVRLAAKGHRVRLFEKRDRPGGRAYVYEVNGFRFDGGPTIVTAPFMFDDLFEAAGRRREDYFELVKCDPFYRIFDHQKRSFDYNDDEMFILSQIDRFNPADKRGYLNFVHATRDIFQKGFVELADQPFLSPLDMLRVAPDLIRLQSYKSVYPFVSDYIQDPFLRQVFSFHPLLIGGNPYDASSIYAMIHYLERQWGVWYAMGGTGAIIDALGRLLTELGGEIHLGAEVDRILTGEERRVRGVRLKDGREFVADDVVCNADVAYTYRSMIDATWRKKNTDRRIESMKYSMSLFVIYFGTKRRYRDQGLAHHNIILGPRYKELLEDIFNKKVVADDFSLYLHMPTLTDPSLAPEGCESFYVLSPVPHLGSGTDWESFAPIYKEKILRFLEENYLPNLRENIVAETYIDPLHFQNVLNSYLGAAFSVQPVLTQSAWFRPHNRSEDFDNLYFVGAGTHPGAGLPGVLSSAIIAERLIGS comes from the coding sequence ATGCCCAAGGACATCATCGTGATCGGAAGCGGGTTCGGCGGGCTGGCCGCCGCCGTGCGCCTGGCGGCCAAGGGCCACCGGGTTCGGCTGTTCGAGAAGCGCGACCGCCCCGGTGGGCGCGCTTACGTGTACGAGGTGAACGGCTTCAGGTTCGATGGCGGCCCCACCATCGTGACGGCCCCGTTCATGTTCGACGACCTGTTTGAGGCCGCCGGACGACGCCGCGAAGACTACTTCGAGCTGGTCAAGTGCGACCCGTTTTACCGCATCTTCGATCACCAGAAGCGCTCGTTTGACTACAACGACGACGAGATGTTCATCCTGTCGCAGATCGACCGCTTCAATCCGGCCGACAAACGCGGCTACCTGAACTTCGTGCACGCCACCCGGGACATTTTTCAGAAAGGCTTCGTGGAACTGGCCGACCAGCCCTTTCTGTCTCCGCTCGATATGCTCAGGGTCGCGCCCGACCTGATCCGGCTGCAGTCGTACAAGAGCGTTTACCCCTTTGTCAGCGACTACATCCAAGATCCTTTCCTGCGGCAGGTGTTCAGTTTTCACCCGCTGCTGATCGGCGGTAACCCCTACGACGCCAGCTCGATCTACGCCATGATCCACTACCTCGAGCGACAGTGGGGCGTGTGGTACGCCATGGGCGGCACCGGAGCGATCATAGACGCGCTGGGGCGGTTGCTGACCGAACTGGGCGGCGAGATCCACCTGGGGGCCGAGGTGGACCGGATCCTGACCGGAGAGGAACGCCGGGTGCGGGGCGTGCGCCTCAAAGACGGGCGCGAGTTCGTGGCGGACGACGTGGTGTGCAACGCCGACGTGGCCTACACCTACCGCAGCATGATCGATGCCACGTGGCGCAAGAAGAACACCGACCGCCGCATCGAGTCGATGAAGTACTCGATGAGCCTGTTCGTGATTTACTTCGGGACCAAGCGGCGCTACCGTGACCAGGGCCTCGCGCACCACAACATCATCTTGGGTCCGCGCTACAAGGAACTGCTCGAGGACATCTTCAACAAGAAAGTGGTCGCCGACGACTTCTCGCTGTACCTGCACATGCCCACCCTGACCGACCCCAGCCTGGCCCCTGAGGGCTGCGAGAGTTTCTACGTGCTCTCGCCGGTGCCGCACCTGGGCTCGGGAACCGACTGGGAGAGCTTCGCGCCGATCTACAAGGAAAAAATCCTCCGGTTTCTCGAGGAGAACTACCTGCCGAACCTGCGCGAGAACATCGTGGCCGAAACGTACATTGACCCGCTGCACTTCCAGAACGTGCTCAACTCGTACCTGGGTGCCGCCTTCTCGGTGCAGCCGGTGCTGACCCAGAGTGCCTGGTTCCGGCCGCACAACCGCAGCGAGGACTTCGACAACCTGTATTTCGTGGGCGCAGGCACGCACCCGGGAGCCGGACTGCCGGGCGTGCTCTCCTCGGCGATCATCGCCGAGCGGCTGATCGGCAGCTGA
- a CDS encoding phytoene/squalene synthase family protein — translation MQRFLVAPDSDLPQAALERCRRLTRQHSQTFYFGSRFFSPVQRRAVWAVYAVCRTGDDIADEPGDPLRKAEHLEAWREGVEAALQGCPPADLVYQALAWAASRFALPSRAFHELYQGLRMDLEGYTYRSAADLELYCRRVAGVVGWMIAPICGYEGDEQTLQQALRLGMAMQLTNVLRDVGEDLGRGRIYLPAESMARHGVTCDDLRAGRVSPEYRALMTELVAQARAWYREGRAGIPRLHDGRMAVAVAARAYEGILDSLERNGFDNFNRRAFVPRVQKIALIPRAWRDLRSGQGA, via the coding sequence ATGCAGAGATTTCTGGTAGCGCCCGATTCCGACCTGCCACAGGCCGCCCTCGAGCGTTGCCGCCGCCTCACCCGGCAGCACTCGCAGACCTTCTACTTCGGCTCACGCTTCTTTTCACCGGTGCAGCGGCGCGCGGTATGGGCGGTGTACGCGGTGTGCCGCACCGGAGATGACATCGCCGACGAACCGGGGGACCCGCTGCGCAAGGCCGAACACCTCGAGGCGTGGCGCGAGGGCGTCGAGGCCGCTCTGCAGGGCTGCCCGCCAGCTGACCTGGTCTACCAGGCCCTGGCCTGGGCCGCCTCACGCTTCGCGCTGCCGTCCCGGGCCTTTCACGAGCTGTACCAGGGGCTGCGTATGGACCTCGAGGGCTACACGTATCGCAGCGCAGCGGACCTCGAGCTGTACTGCCGCCGGGTGGCAGGCGTGGTCGGCTGGATGATCGCGCCGATCTGCGGCTACGAGGGCGACGAACAGACCCTGCAACAGGCGCTGCGGCTGGGAATGGCCATGCAGCTTACCAACGTGCTGCGCGACGTGGGCGAGGACCTGGGGCGCGGGCGGATCTATCTGCCCGCAGAGAGCATGGCCCGCCACGGCGTGACCTGCGATGACCTGCGGGCAGGGCGGGTCAGCCCCGAGTACCGCGCGCTGATGACCGAGCTGGTCGCGCAGGCCCGCGCGTGGTACCGCGAGGGGCGCGCGGGCATACCGCGCCTGCACGACGGACGCATGGCGGTGGCGGTGGCTGCCCGCGCCTACGAGGGCATCTTGGACAGCCTGGAACGCAACGGGTTCGACAACTTCAACCGCCGCGCCTTTGTGCCGCGCGTCCAGAAGATCGCGCTGATTCCCCGGGCATGGCGCGACCTGCGTTCGGGCCAGGGAGCCTGA
- a CDS encoding class I SAM-dependent methyltransferase → MPKTLVQRSNFLPLVAWNYERWRGRALSLLTRSPFPLARELRLLQDWGAVRRGEMWLDAGTSSGVYARALADAGARVIAADISPAMLSEARRRSAAYAGRIEFRLLDVERSGLPDASLGGIAVGASLTEFHDPRRALEEFGRLLGPGGRLFLMYLRAAETRRGRLAQWPFKLLGVRFPDREDVRATLERCGLRRVRAQVQRAVTLELYFKESSPDAPL, encoded by the coding sequence AAACACTCGTCCAACGCTCGAATTTCTTGCCGCTCGTCGCCTGGAACTACGAACGGTGGCGGGGGCGCGCGCTGAGCCTGCTGACCCGCAGCCCTTTCCCGCTCGCCCGGGAACTGCGGTTGCTGCAGGATTGGGGAGCGGTGCGCCGCGGCGAAATGTGGCTGGACGCGGGCACCTCGAGCGGCGTGTACGCCCGTGCCCTGGCCGACGCTGGCGCGCGGGTCATCGCCGCTGACATCTCTCCGGCCATGCTGAGCGAGGCCCGGCGTCGCTCGGCGGCGTACGCGGGCCGCATCGAATTCCGTCTGCTCGACGTGGAGCGCAGCGGTCTGCCCGATGCCAGTTTGGGCGGCATCGCGGTGGGTGCCAGCCTGACCGAGTTTCACGATCCCCGGCGCGCCCTCGAGGAGTTCGGACGGCTGCTCGGGCCGGGTGGTAGGCTGTTTCTGATGTACCTGCGGGCCGCTGAGACCCGCCGGGGCCGTCTGGCCCAGTGGCCGTTCAAGCTGCTGGGCGTGCGTTTTCCCGACCGTGAGGACGTGCGGGCGACGCTGGAACGCTGCGGGCTGCGGCGGGTGCGCGCACAGGTGCAACGGGCCGTGACCCTCGAGCTTTACTTTAAAGAAAGTTCACCGGACGCGCCTTTGTAA